The sequence below is a genomic window from Halomonas halophila.
CGAACGCCGCCAGCGCGGCGGGCGGAGCCGGTGCCGCCGCGACCGAGCAGGTGGCCGACAGCGGTGGGGCGGAGGCATCGGGCCAATCGAGCTCTGGTCAGTCAGCCAGCGGCAGCGATGCCGGCGCCCGGGCCGACTACCAGGCGGCCTTCGCCAAGGTGCAGGCCCGGGAGTTCGATGCCGCGACGCGGGCCTTCGAGTCCTTCGTCGCCGAACATCCGAGCAGTACCCTCACCGCCAACGCCTACTACTGGCTCGGCGAGCTGCATTCGGCCGGCGGTGATCTCGACGCCGCCGACGCGGCCTTCCAACGCGTGCTCGACGACTTCCCCGACAGCAACAAGGTACCCGACACCCTCTACAAGCTGGGCCTGCTCAAGGCCCGCCAGGGGGATCCGGAAGCCGGCCAGGCGCTGCTCGAGCGGGTACAGCAGGCGTACCCCGACAGCAGCGCCGCCAACCTGGCGGCCGACTTCCAGCGGCAGTCGGGCAACTAGCCCCGGAGGGACATCATGACGGTCTGCAAGATCG
It includes:
- the ybgF gene encoding tol-pal system protein YbgF, whose amino-acid sequence is MRPRLRIWTAAGALSLLAAPALAQQPVVEDLTARSGSGSFYDQTAAREPAGGNLELFNELQRNQEQLRQLRGQVEELRYQLDRLKRQTRQQYMDLDERLSANAASAAGGAGAAATEQVADSGGAEASGQSSSGQSASGSDAGARADYQAAFAKVQAREFDAATRAFESFVAEHPSSTLTANAYYWLGELHSAGGDLDAADAAFQRVLDDFPDSNKVPDTLYKLGLLKARQGDPEAGQALLERVQQAYPDSSAANLAADFQRQSGN